A stretch of the Lactuca sativa cultivar Salinas chromosome 9, Lsat_Salinas_v11, whole genome shotgun sequence genome encodes the following:
- the LOC128129025 gene encoding protein FAR-RED ELONGATED HYPOCOTYL 3-like, with protein MTLLFLDIVIGCYCVFFMYTVCIIFNIKQFGVNLLFGNMHRCLLQTIMSEVEATNQAIEPYITKDIDRNDYVEATYECQKINSIGMNVEFDEDEVNDESILGKVFDTPDDVYTFYNDYSFLHGFGIRRDDTIKNPKTNEPFRKIYVYNKEGFKRMDKKDSSENEKKRRRDIRTGCQAKLRITRQEDGKWLVDSFNDTHNHDLTMTLRR; from the coding sequence ATGACATTGTTGTTTTTAGACATTGTCATTGGCTGTTATTGTGTCTTTTTTATGTATACTGTTTGCATTATATTCAATATAAAACAATTTGGTGTTAATCTTTTATTTGGAAATATGCATCGTTGTCTATTGCAGACCATAATGAGTGAAGTCGAAGCAACTAATCAAGCTATAGAACCATATATAACCAAAGATATTGACAGAAATGATTACGtggaagcaacatatgaatgTCAAAAAATAAATAGTATCGGTATGAACGTTGAATTTGACGAAGATGAAGTTAACGATGAAAGTATACTAGGAAAGGTTTTTGATACACCTGATGATGTCTATACATTTTATAATGATTATTCATTTTTACATGGATTTGGTATACGTAGAGATGACACAATTAAAAATCCTAAAACAAATGAGCCTTTTCGAAAGATATATGTATACAACAAAGAAGGTTTCAAAAGGATGGACAAAAAAGATTCAAGTGAAAATGAGAAAAAACGTCGTAGAGATATTAGAACCGGATGTCAAGCAAAGCTACGAATAACAAGACAGGAGGATGGGAAATGGTTGGTGGACTCGTTTAATGACACACACAACCACGACTTGACCATGACACTACGAAGGTGA